The genomic segment TATGACCCTTCTTACGCATACGTCTTGTTCCAAGACAGGTAAAGCTCTACTAAATTCTAACATTCAATAAATAACTAAGTCCCGAGTTTgaactttgttttgtttttgcttcAGATTCCTAACTGATTGGGAGAAAGGCATTTCATTCATATCAAGGCTTGAAGAAATGCTCGGattggaaaaaaatacttttaccaACCCTCGGTAAGTTGAAATTGCTTGTgaattattatgtatttcacGAAAGATGGAAACAGGAATTGaatattttcttttactttGCTTACAGGGTTGACAGAGGTGAAGTTACTTTCAAAGTAGAAAAGAACAACAAAGGTTATAACGCCGTGGATGTCGCTCGACGTGTTGGTAAGAaatttttctaaattaagaATCAAAAATTAGATAAATAATGCGAAAATCTAATTAATCTTTTATTTTCAGATGATATCAAAGAAGACCTGCGTCGAGAAACGGGCGCTCAAGTTTTGTCGACTGGCGTTGGTGATCGGGTAAGTTTGTATAGAAATGTTTAATTAGGTAGCCAAAGAACAAATTGAaactgaaaaatcacctaacaTAATCTAAAAATCAGTCCATTTCACAGAGCAAGCGTCCCGTGATCCGCCATATTGAGTCTCCGGAGACCTTGTTCTTTGGTCTGGAGTTGCCAGTACTGCTGGCTTTGGTGGGCAGCCTGGCGGTTTTGATAGTAGGGGCGGTCATCTTTGCCGTCCTTCTAAAACGAGACTTCAACTCTAAGAGGAAGATGCAAGGTCTGTCTTCCGCAGCAGAAATTGATGCTGAGGCTAAAATGGACTACCAGGTAACAATAGAGGTATATAAATTATGAACGACTACAAACTAAAGCGAGCTACTAGTTAGTCTTCATTTTTTACATACTTActcattttacttatttaaattgttCTGCATAGAGAtcacttattattttactaataatacttatttatgatactagtaattaaataattatgttatgccTACTTAATAggtggttttgtattttgtgcgCTAAGAATAACATATTAGGCTTTATTAATTAGCATAATAGGTGCTAAAGCTAATTACCAAAATCAATAATGTCACAAAGATACGAAAGAGTCCAATAGCCATAGTGTTTTTACTCGAGAAATACACACTCAGTCACAGCGgctttatttcactttattatTCAATCACAATATTATAGTAAATCAATCTAGTGCGAGCTTACTTTAGTCCATAGTAATAGCACTATTTAGGTAGTACTATAAGTTGAACCAGTGATCAACATTAGCTGATCGTTGCAGGAGCTGTGCCGTGCCCGCATGTCGGGCAAGTGGACTGGCCAGCAGGCGACCGCAGCCGCGCCGCACCCGACCGAACCGCCGCAGCGTATCACCTCGCTGTCGCGCGAACCTGATGCGAACTCTCCCTCGACCAGGTCCAGTACTTCATCCTGGTGAGCGAGTTCTTTTGTTTTCCTTCCGTATGATGTCAATATTACGCGAGTACGAAGACTGGCCAGCAAGTGATTGTAGCGGAGATGTCTGTCTGTCGCGTGACCCCGGTTCTAACTCGCCCTCAAAGGACCTGAACTTCATCTTGATGtgcaacataatattttatattgtccTTTAGTCCGTAGTTTCTATGCTGTATAGTAATATACGAACAGAGTGAACCGAGGATCTTAgcatgtatttttctttaaaaaataatattatcgaaatataatttatttgcagGAGTGAAGAACCAGCTCTGACTAACATGGATATTTCCACTGGACACATGGTTTTGGTAAGTTTCTTATTCATCCTATTTCAATGGAGACGGTATTGTCCTCTCTACCATCTTTGTTAATGGaccttttttctttattatctcTTAAAAGATTTTGATTATTATCTCCTGTGCTAGGCCTACATGGAAGATCACCTCCGCAACAAGGATCGCCTGGAGCAAGAGTGGCGTGCGCTTTGTGCTTATGAAGCGGAGCCCTGCGCCACGGTCGCTGCCCTGAAGCAAGACAACACCGGCAAGAACCGATATGCTGATGTCCTGCCGTATGACCACTCGCGGGTCACCCTCAACACCCTGTCCAACCATCTCGGATCTGACTACATCAATGCTTCGACTATTGTAAGTTGCTAAATGTGCAGTTTCGTTTGATAATGTAACACTACAATTTTCGAACTTTATAATTGTTGTATCTCTTAGCTTTTGCTAAGAGTTGTGAGTTGAATCTTCTTTTGAAGATAATATAGTGGAAGTACCATGGTACTGACTGAATGGCCAATGTAACCACGTAAGGCTTTGAGTATTAAGTCCAACTGTTTTAGGTCTACACTATTTCGTGCAATAAAGAAGCAAaagtaaattaagtaaaaataataaataacttaattacgGGACTactctcacctctcgttcccaccgcttcaactcctgtgtagccaggatctacagcttgaccgccaataaaaacccagccagtgaaggtcaagtaaCTATGTCCCGCTGGggactgtcattggacccgcaacgaaattaatcagaataacGTAGGAGGAATTAGaggttaaggttcgacttccctccaaaTGTATTTCCAAAATGCCTACAAATTACTGTTAAACATTGTCCTTGTTGCAGACGGATCACGACCCCCGTAACCCGGCGTACATCGCCGCCGCCGGTCCGCTGGCACACACGGCGCCCGACTTCTGGCAGATGGTGTGGGAGCAGGGCAGCGTCGTCATGGTGATGCTGACGCGCCTCACCGAGAACGGACAGCAGCTCTGCCACCGGTACTGGCCGGAGGAAGGCTCGGAACTGTACCACATCTATGAGGTAAGACGCATTTGTGATCTAGCTATGAGAGACGGGTCTCTCTCTAACTTAAGAGTTCTGTCTGGGGTTTGTTTCCACACGAACAATGGGTCTAATTTGGTTAAAATTCTGATTGCTCAAAAACTAAAAAGTGAGTTATGATGACTAGGCTAACATTTCTTGTCTATGAATAACATTTAAACCAACAAACTTAGAgactcattatttttatttccaaaagAATGAAAAAGATGCCTGGGAAAAGAAGTGACTGCGGCGACACTGAACTCGGCAAATAATTCcctactaatatttttttaaattttccatCACCAGGTCCACCTAGTGAGCGAGCACATCTGGTGCGATGACTACCTGGTCCGCAGCTTCTACCTGAAGAACCAACGCACGGGCGAGACGCGCACCGTCACCCAGTTCCACTTCCTCTCCTGGCCCGAGAATGGAGTGCCATCTTCGACGAAGGCTCTGCTCGAGTTTAGAAGGTAAAGAACCACTTTGAATACTTTTCTTGACTAAAATCGTTTGCGCTTGACTTTTAAATAATGCtcaatgataatgataatggaTGTTAATTgctgaaaatgttttttacaGGAAAGTGAACAAATCTTACCGAGGACGATCCTGCCCGATTGTGGTGCATTGCAGGCAAGTTCtttgtttcttgttttttaTGAGGTTCTCAATGttcagtattatttatttttataaatataaaatttaatctACTACATGATTCAACTGATTATAAATGCAACTGAAATTGTAATATCCGGGGactaaaactaataaatatttgaGAAGTGTTTGAATACTTGAAGTAATCGCATATTACTTAAGTAAAGTGAAATAAGAAATTGGTACATTATAGTCAATACTAATTaatacttactcgtacataATGGACTCAATGTTTTTAGAAACAAAGCAATGACAACTCATTAATGCTTATCAAGTACGTGACAATGCTTAGGTAGGTTACTGATTATCGTTCCAACTTCCCATACATAATATCTATGCTAAATGCTATTAGAAATCTTGTCTGATCTCAACATCATATGACAGATAAGATATTCGAGACTATGACGTAACATCGCACTATCAGTCCTATCAGATTGGTATCAAACTACTTCGAATTCAAGAAACAAATTCCCAGCCTTGTTCATATCCTGATGTCTGAACCGATAATAAAGCCTCGGGTATATGTAATAAGGGACAAAATGTTGCAATGAGTGTCACTTCATTCATCGAAACTGCACGAAGACACGCTACAATATTGTTTCTCGGACATTGTCACGTAGAACAATACATGTACAACAGCATAAAGAAAATTTACTTGTCGGTCCATTTTGATCCCTAGTGTATCTTCAATTCTGAATCTTCAGTTTTCTAATTTCGGGAAAATTAGGCTGGATAATCTTGATTTTCAGGATAAGGATATCGAAAAACATAAAGTAGAACAGATTCTAATACAAGAAAGACGAATACCTATACACGGACCTCGGACATACATTactaatatacagtgtgagtcacgttaaagtgtacatatgaaaatagatgaaactagacctatttttatcgacaaaaaagaggtcaaaaaatttttgagatttttttttaattttttatagatttttttttcttccaattacttattgtaaagaaaacgtaataacttttaaaccaagcgatatatcctgataaaataaaaacagtaataatgctaaataacaggcgatactaaaaaaatacacaaaaaaggccaacaaataataaaaaatgatactttttgaaaaaaatctgcttattcgtgtttttttggttatttgataattttctccaaaaaatgcccctataaccggtggtttttattactttgtattattctctatcgtattaccttcgtaaaaccaaaaatcgcatgtctctatccctatcacaacatttgctatgatcgtttgaacataggcctgccacaacattattctccgctacaggtagagacaaatttaattttaactaaaatgcttattttacttcgaaatctttggtttttatttgaaatctaacttgtctttatcaaaattacaaatctagagccatttgcagtttcgttgttaacgaagcgttgaatggcgcgcccggagaggcttagttcaaacgatcatagcaaatgttgtgatagggatagagacatgcgatttttgattttacaaagataatacgatagagaataatacaaagtaataaaaaccacctattataggggcatttttttgagaaatttatcaaataaccaaaaaaatacgaatttttaagcagttttttttcaaaaagtatcattttttattatttgttggcattttctgggtattttatgtatgtttttagtatcgcctattatttagcgttattactgtttttattttatcaggatatacctcttagtttaaaagttattacgttttctttacgagaagtaattggaagaaataaaattctataaaaaaataaaaaaaaatctcaaaaattttttgacctcttttttgtcgataaaaataggtctagtttcacatattttcatatgtacactttaacgtgactcacactgtattaataTGATATTCCTTCTACTCGTACATGATCTAAGAAAGCAAGTTAAAGTAAGAGCAAAGTCTTGCAAAATTCACTTTAAATATTCTAGTGACGGAGCTGGGCGAACGGGGACCTATTGCTTGATCGACATGGTACTGAACCGGATGGCGAAGGGCGCGAAGGAGATCGACATAGCCGCCACCTTAGAGCACATAAGGGACCAGCGCCCGCGCACCGTGGCCACCAAGCAGCAGTTCGAGTTCGTTCTCATGGCTGTTGCTGAAGAGGTAAGTTTGTACTTTAAGGTCTATTTGTCTCTTAGCCGAGAGTGAGAAAAAAAACTTCTCGAATGAAGATCGCGATCTCGGCAGACGTATCGTGAGATGTCCACCTGCTCCATGGATGGACGACCTCAAGAAGAAAGCTGGCAACGGCTAAATGAAAACATACATAGAATGTTAAACACATTACTTACCACTCCTTTGCGTCAgtgcgcagtcgggtaaaaaagggGGAGATCGTGCTTTATTTTGGTGTTCTTTAGGAAGCTAacattcagcagtggactgcgaaaagctgaaatggtgatgatgatgtttacCAAAGGACATATTTTTCTTACCACCCTGAATAAGCCATTGTGTAAATTCAAACTACATTTTCTTCATTTAGGTGCACGCCATACTGAAAGCTCTGCCGGCCCACCTGCAACAACTTCAGgagaagaaagaaaaagagAAAGAAAAGGAAAAGGAAAAAGAAACCAACGACAAGGAAAAACCAAACAATTGAAACACGCGCTAATGACATGACTTTATTTTACTATAGCTACGTATTGATGTCTGTTTCTTGATCTAGACTGAAAATTTCGCTCTTAAAAtatcacaatttatttattttaatatacatattgttaattattatcAACCAACTGAATATTTATACTTACCTACTGTTAGTCTTATTCGAAATTTTCAATCTAGAGTATTTGTATTGTACGTATTTACGCTTTTGTGCGCTTAATGCTAAacgcttttttatttattttgtgtatattaaacaCTTGTTTGTAATATTTTCTGTAATGTAAAGTTTATAGTAGTACTTGGTGTGATGTTTTGAAGGAAAGCAATTATGGTCGCGTGGCCTAAGCTGTTTTTGTCTATATCTACTTCTTTCCATAAAATGAAATGGCACAAAAGCCTTAAAATGTTTAGTCCACTGGGTTATTTCAAGTTTAATTCAAATATAAATTCTCAAGTTACAAAAAGATAACATAGAGGCCCAAAACACACGCCACGATAATGGTGTCAAATATCtaggaaatatttatttttctaagaaAGCTTTTCTATCAGcagatattttatatattttcataaaaacataaacacaaaGCTATTTATTCAATAAACTACAGAAATTGTTACTAATTACGAGTATCTATACATTTTACGCCAAAATATACGGGGAGTTATTTTATTCattcaaattgtttaaaaattaataaataaataagaaattagATAGAATTCAGGACATTAGAGTTGCTTGTTTTGTATGTTAGTGGTTTGAgcattttgaatgaaaaaaaaactcgcTGTATATTTTACGTTGCCTGGCTTCTTTGCTGTCGTATCATAGTCAATTGTAAAGGTGTCTAAAAGTTTTATTATCTATTGCTATTATTTTAGTCCGAGTTTTAATTTTACGCTAGAATTCCGGTACAGTCAAGTGCACATTAGAAGTAACAAATCTAACTTGAAACATTTTAAACTAAGTTGTTAGTGCAGCCGTCAGCACATCATTTTTcgtttttgtcgcaaaatagcatctattacaagtACATAAAATGCCACAGGTTTAAAAGCTGGGTGTGCCGGCGTCTGTACTAAAGTCTATAGTTAGTTACCTAGTTGATGCAAACTtcaattatttgttaattaaagACCTGcctcttttaaaaaatatatggcaTGTTTGAAGGATTGTTGCTGCGCATCAGATGCGCATAGCTGTGAATTGATCTAGTCGGTAAAATGTTAAAGTGCTGTTATTTGttaaatcataattttatttcgcTTTCTAGTAAATGTTCACAaattattttgtacacaaatgtACGTGCTACCTTAGCGATCATGTTATTTTTACCTACACTACGTACCTATAGTTATACAGTTTTgttaatattaactaaattgTAATAGAAATATGATGAACAAAACTAAGATAAGACATGATAATATCGCCGCCGAATCATATCCTGAACGAACGGAATACCTGATAAATATAATCACGAGGACAAAATAActatttacaaataataaacaatagaaATCGTTAGTAACACGTACTATGTATGAGATTTGTATAAGATTATATTTATTGCATATTATgggaaaatgtaaaaaaaaatacccacGAAATTATGAATGTAGAATAGATTTAagagaaaatatatttaaccGTATTTCTGTATGAAATTATATGTAGTTTTTATGTGAATGATTGAATAATGGATTTTgattattaaattgttttagGGATAAGACGAACGGTATCCTGATTTCCTTAGAATATCCTATCCTTATATCGTTCAGTCCTACTCACCTCCAGAGACCGATTTAAGATGATTATAATCATACTGAATAATTAAAGGATTAACCTAAAGTGGGCTCCAGATAGGTACTTTATCACCAGTGGCTAGACATTCAGCTAGAGAAGCGGTCGCTCAAGGCACCAGGCGGCATAATACCGAACGCTGTTATCGCCATCTCTTGGAACCCCAAACAATCTGATGTGACATTTTGGGCTGAAAGGAATGCAATCGATCTACGACTATTTATAGAGACTATGTCTGTTGACGGTCGTATTCGTAAAAGAGTGCTGATTGTAACAAGCTATGTGACTCGTGGctagtagactaagagctagtgaacgccagacttacgtcattttataaaagctgaaagtttgtcagcgtatgctcccaatataggatataatgttggtgaattgagaatgttactaggtatgcaaaatcacttgaaacctatgttacagttaagcttttacatttacaaatacattagtttttatttcattcaaaaatacccagtagttatgattttataggcattcaaagttcgcttaaatattgagtcccgccgacggtcacgtgaccccgtgtgacgtacattcacagcgtccactcactagaaaacggatataaacatacttaaataattttttttttgtaaatacaaacttattatacatattaacacccggacccatcacagaaattaaaattgaaccaaacccaaacttgatgcgattgtgtcgttttattgcgaattaccttccagctccattattagaccccgattactatatagaattaaaatactcatcaatacaaaacgaacgagctcaaactcgatgcatttaagtcgttttattatagagttcctatggccaccttccagctccatcatcagatcagctccatgtcatcataatattgcatggtcatccaaatcacatgtgtttgcgaaatttcagcttaatcggttgcctggaagtgggtcttaattcagtttgcaagattccacccatacaaatatgagccagtcgttgtaatatgacgtcacgcgcataaaatggcgggccggccgccgcccgcacttttaaaattcaatatct from the Ostrinia nubilalis chromosome 5, ilOstNubi1.1, whole genome shotgun sequence genome contains:
- the LOC135071955 gene encoding receptor-type tyrosine-protein phosphatase N2 isoform X6; this translates as MDEPGIDTAECAGPRSESTAGVRRNRLNLSFSACFEASSAPVYLEYGLRTATALNDVMCRLRWRPALWALALLSSLAPSHADGNIGCLFSATLCVDGVEWCYDDFAFGRCIQIYEEPDEGALYKYDMSSGQLQWFEGELQRLASRGYRWEHAYTQCVLQAMLYTLRQNLDPSIVNTKICEHFVDPKLSSENIGDGEDDTEVEPDETAFVRFTPNSQIADSDYANEVYNPPLTPDEDPIAYLMAKENEDELNNDENPSDKLRDLMMMSTQEEESPVILPFEGFRERIQAEKAKAHDSDNTVPNVMIDKDKKSLPKAEKDNEVASFSDEERLGAHFRKIKTKPPPYTAEYITGNRFSPLDAEIRSNALEKYKQSFAEKNFPFEYEAVEMPEQRIYNDEDGLDEIPFDAGSGELDPYHSKDGPIGLDGKPSKNMEYLMNYWREIINSKLKPQGALYAEGGPLKADDVQAHGPADAQKSPHGHDHDHNDYDYDPSYAYVLFQDRFLTDWEKGISFISRLEEMLGLEKNTFTNPRVDRGEVTFKVEKNNKGYNAVDVARRVDDIKEDLRRETGAQVLSTGVGDRSISQSKRPVIRHIESPETLFFGLELPVLLALVGSLAVLIVGAVIFAVLLKRDFNSKRKMQGLSSAAEIDAEAKMDYQVTIEELCRARMSGKWTGQQATAAAPHPTEPPQRITSLSREPDANSPSTRSSTSSWSEEPALTNMDISTGHMVLAYMEDHLRNKDRLEQEWRALCAYEAEPCATVAALKQDNTGKNRYADVLPYDHSRVTLNTLSNHLGSDYINASTITDHDPRNPAYIAAAGPLAHTAPDFWQMVWEQGSVVMVMLTRLTENGQQLCHRYWPEEGSELYHIYEVHLVSEHIWCDDYLVRSFYLKNQRTGETRTVTQFHFLSWPENGVPSSTKALLEFRRKVNKSYRGRSCPIVVHCSDGAGRTGTYCLIDMVLNRMAKGAKEIDIAATLEHIRDQRPRTVATKQQFEFVLMAVAEEVHAILKALPAHLQQLQEKKEKEKEKEKEKETNDKEKPNN
- the LOC135071955 gene encoding receptor-type tyrosine-protein phosphatase N2 isoform X5, with amino-acid sequence MDEPGIDTAECAGPRSESTAGVRRNRLNLSFSACFEASSAPVYLEYGLRTATALNDVMCRLRWRPALWALALLSSLAPSHADGNIGCLFSATLCVDGVEWCYDDFAFGRCIQIYEEPDEGALYKYDMSSGQLQWFEGELQRLASRGYRWEHAYTQCVLQAMLYTLRQNLDPSIVNTKICEHFVDPKLSSENIGDGEDDTEVEPDETAFVRFTPNSQIADSDYANEVYNPPLTPDEDPIAYLMAKENEDELNNDENPSDKLRDLMMMSTQEEESPVILPFEGFRERIQAEKAKAHDSDNTVPNVMIDKDKKSLPKAEKDNEVASFSDEERLGAHFRKIKTKPPPYTAEYITGNRFSPLDAEIRSNALEKYKQSFAEKNFPFEYEAVEMPEQRIYNDEDGLDEIPFDAGSGELDPYHSKDGPIGLDGKPSKNMEYLMNYWREIINSKLKPQGALYAEGGPLKADDVQGPLNPNGSAPTHTHRLDGVTDTDHVSAHGPADAQKSPHGHDHDHNDYDYDPSYAYVLFQDRFLTDWEKGISFISRLEEMLGLEKNTFTNPRVDRGEVTFKVEKNNKGYNAVDVARRVDDIKEDLRRETGAQVLSTGVGDRSISQSKRPVIRHIESPETLFFGLELPVLLALVGSLAVLIVGAVIFAVLLKRDFNSKRKMQGLSSAAEIDAEAKMDYQVTIEELCRARMSGKWTGQQATAAAPHPTEPPQRITSLSREPDANSPSTRSSTSSWSEEPALTNMDISTGHMVLAYMEDHLRNKDRLEQEWRALCAYEAEPCATVAALKQDNTGKNRYADVLPYDHSRVTLNTLSNHLGSDYINASTITDHDPRNPAYIAAAGPLAHTAPDFWQMVWEQGSVVMVMLTRLTENGQQLCHRYWPEEGSELYHIYEVHLVSEHIWCDDYLVRSFYLKNQRTGETRTVTQFHFLSWPENGVPSSTKALLEFRRKVNKSYRGRSCPIVVHCSDGAGRTGTYCLIDMVLNRMAKGAKEIDIAATLEHIRDQRPRTVATKQQFEFVLMAVAEEVHAILKALPAHLQQLQEKKEKEKEKEKEKETNDKEKPNN
- the LOC135071955 gene encoding receptor-type tyrosine-protein phosphatase N2 isoform X4, translating into MDEPGIDTAECAGPRSESTAGVRRNRLNLSFSACFEASSAPVYLEYGLRTATALNDVMCRLRWRPALWALALLSSLAPSHADGNIGCLFSATLCVDGVEWCYDDFAFGRCIQIYEEPDEGALYKYDMSSGQLQWFEGELQRLASRGYRWEHAYTQCVLQAMLYTLRQNLDPSIVNTKICEHFVDPKLSSENIGDGEDDTEVEPDETAFVRFTPNSQIADSDYANEVYNPPLTPDEDPIAYLMAKENEDELNNDENPSDKLRDLMMMSTQEEESPVILPFEGFRERIQAEKAKAHDSDNTVPNVMIDKDKKSLPKAEKDNEVASFSDEERLGAHFRKIKTKPPPYTAEYITGNRFSPLDAEIRSNALEKYKQSFAEKNFPFEYEAVEMPEQRIYNDEDGLDEIPFDAGSGELDPYHSKDGPIGLDGKPSKNMEYLMNYWREIINSKLKPQGALYAEGGPLKADDVQGDTPKFYSEEIQDFLNNEWGFKRRERDDVKKPGPRLDAKTLKILYHNKSVTAHGPADAQKSPHGHDHDHNDYDYDPSYAYVLFQDRFLTDWEKGISFISRLEEMLGLEKNTFTNPRVDRGEVTFKVEKNNKGYNAVDVARRVDDIKEDLRRETGAQVLSTGVGDRSISQSKRPVIRHIESPETLFFGLELPVLLALVGSLAVLIVGAVIFAVLLKRDFNSKRKMQGLSSAAEIDAEAKMDYQVTIEELCRARMSGKWTGQQATAAAPHPTEPPQRITSLSREPDANSPSTRSSTSSWSEEPALTNMDISTGHMVLAYMEDHLRNKDRLEQEWRALCAYEAEPCATVAALKQDNTGKNRYADVLPYDHSRVTLNTLSNHLGSDYINASTITDHDPRNPAYIAAAGPLAHTAPDFWQMVWEQGSVVMVMLTRLTENGQQLCHRYWPEEGSELYHIYEVHLVSEHIWCDDYLVRSFYLKNQRTGETRTVTQFHFLSWPENGVPSSTKALLEFRRKVNKSYRGRSCPIVVHCSDGAGRTGTYCLIDMVLNRMAKGAKEIDIAATLEHIRDQRPRTVATKQQFEFVLMAVAEEVHAILKALPAHLQQLQEKKEKEKEKEKEKETNDKEKPNN